The DNA sequence CCCTTCTATTAAACATGGCATCACAGAATGCAAGCATTTGTGTCATTGTAACACTTTCTTCTATTTGGGAGCAATTTCTCTGCATTTCATTTGTaatatttcatctttttttctaattttcccTTTAAGCCATCATCATAACTTTTTCTGTACCACTCATTTTATGGGCAATGcttcattttttccttaaattttattttttcttttcctgaaaATCTCAGGTAACTAGAATTCCTTTGCTTGGGGATCAATGTGGAGAGGCAGAATCCATTGATGTTGGCAGTCAGCCCAAGGACCTGAGCCTTGCGCTTCATTGTTCTGAACTTGCTTTGATTTCAACTGATTCAGGAGTTGTTCTACTTCGTGGATCAGAAGTAATTTCAACAGTCAACCTTGGGTTTTCCGTGACAGCAGCAGCAATTTCACCTGATGGAAGTGAAGCTATTGTGGGTGCACAGGATGGTAAATTGCATGTATATTCTATCAAAGGTGATGTGCTTACTGAAGAAACAGTCCTCGAGAAGCACCGGGGTGCTATAAATGTCATACGTTACTCCCCTGATGCTTCTATGTTTGCTTCAGGAGATCTTAATCGAGAAGCTGTTGTTTGGGATTGTGCATCTCGAGAGGTAATGAAAAAAACACTAACATAAACTCTTCTTGTGTTGGCTCTAGTTCTTTAACAATAAGCACTGGATGATATTTCCACAGCATCATGATTTATTTACTTGACCTTTTTCCAAAGGGAAGAAATTATGATGCTAGGCTAGAATTAGATAAATAAAAATGCTTTAGTAGCTCGCTGAAAGCCTTGATGGTGCTGTAGTTATGGCTTTGCAAGACTGGTTATAGTATACCACATCAGTGATTTGGTAATCAGGGCTGGGAAGAGGtgctgtttttattttattttcacccTCAATGACTCAATCTTGTTGGGATGGTGTGTGGGTTCTTGCTGCTTTCTAGTTTTGTTTCTTTGACATATATCATGTGTCAGTGGATCTTTTTCTTCTGCTTTCTagttttttctctctcccttcccaaGGGTTTGTTCTTGGAGGAGTGGTCAATAGCATATGATCTTGCAAAATTTTTAGGGagagaaaaagggggagggagataATATGATCTTGCAGCTTGTTGGCTGCACTTTCTtatggctttgtttggttgcaaggggaatgcaaattttttatgtaaagcgaaaattttttcccaaaaaaaataaatttagatgtttgattgtaatggaaatatattttacatgtgaaaaaaatttcacttaaccattaaaatttccctttttatttccccgccaaaataggaagaaaaaaaaaactctactgtcacgatctctctcccactcttGCGATAATCACCCCGCTCATGActcaacgatctctctctctctctctctttctctctctctctctctcacgcgactcaattgggtttgttttgaccaaaatacTTTGGGTTTGAGCCAGATGGAGCATTACTAACATGtttggtttgttttgaccaaaggacttttggaatgggcctttcagtcgttatcacttgtgatctattactgttttctttgtgatcatcttttatattattttaaatatttatttatgctgcattcatttgatatatagaatgaaatgatttattttggttagtgatagaacatagtatctgatgacatttggtttgattgaTACAGACCTTGAATGATCAAATTCACATaaacaatataaattttgaggagctggatgggttctggattgaaaagtactcccccccccccccccaaaatctcttttgaggagtttggttggattattagttgtttttttaaattttacatcaattctacatccaaccaaacaactatggtaaattaatttcacttcacttctgttgcaaccaaacgactcaaaagggggaaaataattgcttcacttcccttcccttcccatttccctAGCAACCAAAGGCAGCCTATGTTTTGTGGGTTTTGTTGCTGCATTACCTTGTTATGCGTGTTATCCTTTTTCATTCTCCCAAACTTTTTTTCTGGTTGTTCTTTAGAGGGGTGTGAGGATTGGGGAGCATGGTAATCTGTTTTAGCCCTGTTTACGTTCCTCTTTCTCCTTGATTACCAGGGTCCTTTCTACTTTCCCTTTTGTACTCTCTAATTAATCTCTCTTGTTGCCAATGACAAAGATTGGCAATCTTAACAAAGGAGAAATAGGGAAGAATAAAGAATGGCATAGAACATCTTGATCATACTTATCCTTGTTATATGTGGATTATCTGGTTTCTTGAAACCAACATTTCATTCTTATTTCTTACAAATTATCTTTTGCAGGTGAAGCTCAAAAACATGTTGTTCCATACTGCCCGTATAAATTGTCTGGCTTGGTCACCTGATAACACTAAAGTCGCAACCGGATCACTTGACACATGTGTTATCATATACGAAATTGATAAGCCTGCTTCGAGTCGAATAACCATTAAGGGAGCTCACTTGGGTCCTGTATATGGAGTTGCTTTCACGGATGAGTCCAGCTTGGTGAGTTCAGGAGAGGATGCATGTGTGCGAGTGTGGAAGTTGATACCGCAGTAAAGTGTGGCAATTCAAACAGATCAGGCTGAAAGAAGTTAGGCGATTGTGAACTGCTATTTTAATGCAGGTTTTGCTTGTTGAGAGTTTGTCCTTTGCatggagggaaagaaatgaGAGGAAGGGGTCTGGGGGGAAGATAGGTTGATTAGGAATTGAATTGTATTCTCTTCAATgtgtttatgtatttatttcttGAGCCATTCAGTGTCTAATATTCAAGATCGCTCATGGATTGCTTCTTGGAAGAAATGGATGTCATAGAATAGAAAATCAGTAATTTTTTCCAGAGCACATTTGTCCtctattaaacttttttttatatgaattaAGTGAAGCAACAATTTTGGGATTGCCTCTTGAATATTCTGAgaactttcctctttttttttttctactttataTTCATTTTATGTGGGTAACCAGATTTTAATTGAAGATAACAGGGAAGAATCCCAACTCCTTTGTCCcaaaactagattttttttcaGTTCATGCCCCCTTTTACTTATTTTCCTTTCTATTCCTACAGGTCTCTCATGGGGATTCGGATCATCAGTCATGCCAAATGCAGGTTTCCCTACATCTCACTTTAACGGGAGATTTGAATGGTGGAATCAAACTTTAGGACCCAGTTTCTCTTAACCCACAACTCACAACTGGACTGGAAGAGGGTATTTCAGTCCTTCAATAATTGTAACGGGTACTTGATGATGAAGTTATGAACCATAGTTTAATCGTAATGTTAAATCACTATCggtgaagaaaaactaaatCCTAAAAATAGATCGAATACTGATTTAGCTGATTTGGATCATAATCTGTCAAGGCCAGATCCCCATTCTGACCAATCTGGATCGGATCGATCCTACacgaaaattagggttttagtgtTTTTTCTAAGCCAATTTCCACCAATGTTCAACCATTCCCATTGTGTCAAGgcagaagtcaaatttgaactatatTCGCGGAGTGATTGCTGATATGATGTAGAGCAAATAATTCATTTTTGACAGATGTAGAAATTCCTTCAAAATTCATAAAAGCAGGGACTTTCTGCAAACCTTTTGGATTCCGTAAGGCTCTGTTTGCTTGCAAAGAAAATGCAAACATTTTCCTGCGAAATGAAATATGTTTTACATGAAGAGTCATTTTGTGTGTGCGACTTCATGGATTTAAAAATATTTCCTTAAGAAATGAGTATATATTTCACTGAATGGGAGGTATTGGCATGCTAGCAGTATATAATAGAATCATACACTGGCATCTTATTGATCGTCGGATCTTTCTCATCTCAGATGTTCAACCCATCAGTTGTTataacatctctctctcccactgCAACCCACGGCCCAGCCTGGTCTATTGACTCCTCTAATCCCACCCACGCTCGCCTCTAGACAAATGGGGCTCTAtagaaaatacaaatatttctttttctttctcttcaaatCTCCTTCACCCCTTTACCTGTAAGTCTGCAACCAAATAGAGCCTTCGAGttttggacctttctcaaacctATTGGAATCCCATTGGGTTTTGGGCCTTCTGAAAAACCACCACAGGGCAGTCAAAAAGCATGTTACAAAGTTAGGAACAACGTGTATGCAAATTCACATCTTCCAGTCCACACAATGTCCCAatcccccaaccccaccccccccggCCGCGATCATCCACACCATGAAGGTGAGTCAAAGACATCATACAGAAAGTGCACGTGAACAAACCTATACCTTCACCTAATTTACAAACCATCTATTATAGGGCTCCCATATTATAGTATTAGTACTTATCTATTTCAAGTCGCTCCCAGTTTTTCCCTCGActccctcctcttttttttttttttttcttttcatttcttggtAACCCCTCCTGCTCTGAACTGTAAGATATTGTCTCCTGTCTGAGAAAAAGTAATCACATAAGTTGACTCACACCTTTTAGGCTTTTACTCACCATATACcaataaaaattatatcttGAATTCTTCAAACCTGCCTCCTTCCCAAATTCCTATTAATTATCTCACCAAATACCCACAAATCCACAATGCACACAACCCAGAAACACAGGGAGGGAGGAGtgagaaacacacaaggattaaGGACAAACAAACCAAAACATTTGCCAAGAGGGATCAAAGCATTGTCAAACAACTTACACtaaaaaattgaaggaaaaaaaaaaatgaagattcatCACTCAGAGGCATCCATACACTCCCCTCCATTAAAACACCTCTGTTAATGCTAGCTACCAACTAATAATTCAAAGgtagtcctctctctctctctctctcttggaccACATATTTTTTACATTACAACACAGCTGTTTGTGTTTTCATCATTAAATATATGAGTTGCAGAGTGAGAACCACTGTTATCTGGCTGGGGGCTGGGGTAAGTGTAAGGATAAGGGTATGGGTAAGGGTAAGGGTTGTAGTAGTAGCCAGTGCTGGGAGGGATAACGGGAGACCTGTTGTACATCATCTGGGGCTGCATATACCTTGCCTCATTCATCATCAAATTGATATTATTCCTGTTCTGCAAGTTCACAGCTGATGATGATGGATGATTGAACTGGTGACCCTGCAAGGTGTTCATCATGGAAGATGGATGGTTTATCATGGAAGGATGGTGCCCGGCTGATGCATACCCACCAGCTGGGAATCCAGCAGAAGACCCTTGGAAGCCATTGTTCATCTGGgcttgaaaccctaatccattccctCCAAGGCCAACACCAGAACCATGGCCATTTAAACCTGCTAACATGGCATTGATGTCATTCCCCTTTTTAACCTCACCGGCATTTAGATGCCCACCACCCAAATGGCCGGCAGCTGCCATTGTCTTCTGATCCATCCCACCCTTCATACCCATATTCTGGTTAGGATTTCCTCCGCCATTGCTACCCCCACCGCCTTTCTTTCCAGCTTGCCCATTTCCTCCATTATTCATTTTACCATTGTTTGGGGGCCCTGCACCATTTTTCTTTGCATTAGCCACCATATTAGCCTGCTGTCCCAGCAAACCCAGATGGTTAGCTTTCTCCTGAAGCAACCGTAACCCTTCTTCaaaatcttcatcatcaacatcatcatcatattccTCCTCTTCAGAACTAAATGTAGGGTACTTATGCCGGTTAGTGAAGGCCTTGAGACCCTTCATCAGACCCTGCTTTTGGTCTTTGCCATTCTTGTCATCTTTGATGCAATTTGCCTGCTGCTGTTTCTGGTTGTTGTTGGATTTCGCAGACCAAATCTCTGCATGTTTACCAGCTCTGATCAGCTTCTTAATCAGAGTTGCAGGATCTACAGTTCCTGAAACTGTGACCTTTTGTTGCTCTGCATCTATGTTTACTGTGAAAACACCTGaaacaaagcaaaagaaatgAATAGTACAGCTAAAAACTGAAACACAAGATGAATAGTTGCTGTGCTTTTTAAGCAACAGAAAAATTTCAGTTCTACAGCTCAAAACAGAGCAATCAACCCATACGTTCCAAAATAATTAGCTAAGAATACTTGGAACAAAGCATCAATCAACTAATCCTCacattcttcttttcattttttcatttcaatcgAAATTCCTCACCTTCCAAGCTAAAACCACAGTACCCTTTCTGGGTACCCCGTAATTTATACCAAATTCACACAGCAAGATCCACACCAGTGGTGTGGAAGACAGACAAACAAATCACAAGCTCCGAACTAAGAAGAAAGACAGCTATGGTGGCTTTCAGAGTTTCCAGCAAAAACCCAGTAAAATGGGAACAATAAACAGATGTTAAAAGC is a window from the Macadamia integrifolia cultivar HAES 741 chromosome 5, SCU_Mint_v3, whole genome shotgun sequence genome containing:
- the LOC122080123 gene encoding heavy metal-associated isoprenylated plant protein 37-like; the encoded protein is MTKDEDFKLLKIQTCVLKVHIHCDGCRQEVKKLLQRIEGVFTVNIDAEQQKVTVSGTVDPATLIKKLIRAGKHAEIWSAKSNNNQKQQQANCIKDDKNGKDQKQGLMKGLKAFTNRHKYPTFSSEEEEYDDDVDDEDFEEGLRLLQEKANHLGLLGQQANMVANAKKNGAGPPNNGKMNNGGNGQAGKKGGGGSNGGGNPNQNMGMKGGMDQKTMAAAGHLGGGHLNAGEVKKGNDINAMLAGLNGHGSGVGLGGNGLGFQAQMNNGFQGSSAGFPAGGYASAGHHPSMINHPSSMMNTLQGHQFNHPSSSAVNLQNRNNINLMMNEARYMQPQMMYNRSPVIPPSTGYYYNPYPYPYPYPYTYPSPQPDNSGSHSATHIFNDENTNSCVVM